Within the bacterium genome, the region CGAACCGTCGAGGCCAGCGGCCTGCGACCGGTCTGCAGCGCGCGGCGCCGTCACGAACTGGGGTCGGGTGCCCCCGCGCGATCCCGAGGGCGCGAGCCGGCGTCCGGGATCCCGGTGCGCGGCCGGCGCCGACGATAGCAGGGCCGCCGGGGGCCCACGGAGCCCTCCGTTGACCCGGCGTCCCGGCGGGATCGCCTCCCAGGGAGGCCTCGGGCGGGCGCTCCCGAGCCTCCTCGTGGCGTGCCTCGCCCTCGCCGGCACGCCCGGTTCGCTCCCCGCCAGCGAACCCGACGCCCAACCTCTGCCGGTCCCCGGCGAGGCCCCCTGGCAGCCGCTGACCTTCCGTTCGGTCCCCAAACCGACCGGGTACTCGATCCGGACCGGGCCGGAGGGACGGCGGATCCTCGTCGCCGAGAGCGACTGCGGGGCCTCGGGCTTCGTGCTCCAGCTCCACCCGCCGGTCGATCTCCGTCAGACCCCCCGGCTCGCCTGGCGATGGCGGATCACACGTCCCCTCGGCGGCGATGCCCGGAGCCGAGACGAGCGCCATCGCGAGGGGGACGACTTCGCAGCCCGGGTCTACGTGCTCTTTCCCTTCGATCCCGAGCGGGCCTCCTTCCTCGACCGACTGCAGCGCTCGATCGGCGAGCGCTGGTATGGATCCCAGATGCCCGGTTCCACGCTGACCTACGTCTGGCCACGCGCGGTGGCGCGCGACACGACCTGGACGAGCCCCTACCGGGACGAAGTGAAGCTCGTCGCGACGGAAGTCCCGACGAAGGACGCCGGGGCGACGACCTGGCGCGAGGCGATCGTGAACGTCGGCCGCGACGCGCGGCTGGGTCTCGATCTCGCCCCCGACGTCCCGGTGGTCGGGATCGGCATCATGACCGACGCGGACGACACCTGCGACGTCGCCGGCGCCGAGTACACCGACTTCCGCTGGCTCGGCCCGTGAGACGTGGACCGATGATTGCGCCTCTCTCGACCGCACCCGGATAGGAGACGCCTCCTCCCGTCCCATCTCTCTAGATCGCGAACCTCGCCCGATGCTCTCGGCAGCGCTCGATCGCCCGCGTCCGGATCCGACCGAAGTAACACTCCGCCAGCCAGCCTCGTAGCGACGGGATCCGCCCCGCGAACAGCCGCTCACTCAGGACGTCCTTCACCTCCAGCGCCCGCCTCGTGATCCCCAACGCCTGCGCCGGTGTCCCCTTCCTTCGGTTTTCCGACCGATCCTTCATGTAGTTTCGCCACACCGCCCAGATCGCCATCCGGTACAGCGCCGACTGCCGCCGCTTCGAGAACGCGATC harbors:
- a CDS encoding DUF3047 domain-containing protein: MTRRPGGIASQGGLGRALPSLLVACLALAGTPGSLPASEPDAQPLPVPGEAPWQPLTFRSVPKPTGYSIRTGPEGRRILVAESDCGASGFVLQLHPPVDLRQTPRLAWRWRITRPLGGDARSRDERHREGDDFAARVYVLFPFDPERASFLDRLQRSIGERWYGSQMPGSTLTYVWPRAVARDTTWTSPYRDEVKLVATEVPTKDAGATTWREAIVNVGRDARLGLDLAPDVPVVGIGIMTDADDTCDVAGAEYTDFRWLGP